Proteins co-encoded in one Malus sylvestris chromosome 9, drMalSylv7.2, whole genome shotgun sequence genomic window:
- the LOC126582704 gene encoding uncharacterized protein LOC126582704 has product MSRQAQALLSLLLLATCAATGLADAPPPPFLTIPSLFPPGTPSLLPPGIPGLFPPGIPGPSPLGTPSEVAKCWSSLQNIPGCASEIYTTILTGKFALGPACCKAFIEVDETCLRKLFPLFPSIPAFLKRSCAAAAPKPAGSKQ; this is encoded by the coding sequence ATGTCTAGACAAGCTCAAGCACTACTTTCACTACTCCTATTGGCAACATGTGCAGCAACCGGGCTGGCGGATGCGCCACCACCGCCCTTCCTGACCATCCCAAGCCTATTCCCGCCAGGGACCCCAAGCCTGCTGCCACCCGGCATTCCCGGCCTATTCCCTCCGGGGATTCCAGGGCCGTCTCCGCTGGGAACCCCGAGTGAGGTAGCAAAGTGCTGGTCTTCACTTCAGAACATTCCAGGGTGTGCATCAGAAATTTATACCACAATCTTGACTGGTAAATTTGCACTAGGCCCTGCTTGTTGCAAGGCATTCATCGAAGTTGATGAGACTTGCTTGCGGAAGTTGTTCCCGCTGTTTCCTTCCATTCCAGCATTCCTCAAGAGAAGCTGTGCTGCTGCTGCTCCTAAACCAGCTGGATCAAAGCAGTAG
- the LOC126582701 gene encoding disease resistance protein RPM1-like encodes MAESAVKFLLDKVAPFFENDLQLLGGFREEIVYLRGELERLTAFLRVADAFEESDEEVKVWVKQVRDIAHDSEDVLDEFTLLQAHDHGKGLYSSIHKFSCCIKNMKSQYRIAAELQGINSRIRNISEVHRRLSHKFKMAEQGSGSSTADQMWGDHRGDALLLEKTDIVGIVKPIKQMVGWLVSGGSGRQVVSVAGMGGLGKTTLAKQVYDAAEVKKHFKVSAWVTVTQSLRLRELLKDMIQQLHKAIRRPVPQGTNNMNNNQLKTMIKAFLQKRRYLIVLDDVWDRDGWASLKYALPNNTCGSRVILTTRKADVASTTSKESGGRVFNLEPLPQLESWELLCKKTFQGNSCPPYLEEIGKSILRKCEGLPLAIVAVSGVLATKDKRRIDEWDMVGHSLGAEMEGNDKLKDLKKVLSLSFNDLPYYLKSCFLYLSIFPEDHLIEHMRLVRLWMAEGFIEEKQGKTLEDVAEDYLNELLNRSMIQVAETTTDGRVKSFRVHDLLREIITSKIRDQNFATIAKEQNMPWPDKVRRLSMHTSLQYIQKNRSASQLRSLFMFGVTEKPLLQTIFPGGFRLLSVLDLQSAPLNVFPVEAVNLFFLKYLSLKGTRVKTIPKFIGKLQNLETLDLKHSLVTELPVEILKLQHLRHLLVYRYEFVPYGDFHSKYGHSKYGFKVLAKIGALTCLQKLCFIEANQDGGAILRELGKLIQLRRLGIVHLRKQDGKALCLSIDKLTKLCALSITSVEEDEIIDLQHISSPPLLLQRLYLRGRLETLPHWIPSLHSLVRLYLKWSRLKDNPLVFIQHLPNLVHLELSQVFEGDTLCFGAGGYKKLKHLGIDKFDELRCIEVQEGAMPFIEKLSIQRCKSLEKVPSGIEHLNKLKVLEFFDMPETLIKTLSPHEQGNDYWKVAHIPEVYFTYLRESGWEVYTLEGFNEGENFPQITSLIKSHELESRWK; translated from the coding sequence ATGGCAGAGAGTGCAGTAAAGTTTCTGCTCGACAAGGTTGCACCATTTTTCGAAAATGATCTGCAACTTTTGGGAGGGTTTAGGGAAGAAATCGTGTATCTGAGAGGGGAACTGGAGCGCTTGACTGCGTTTCTGAGGGTTGCTGATGCTTTTGAAGAGAGTGATGAGGAAGTCAAAGTATGGGTGAAGCAAGTAAGAGACATTGCTCATGATAGCGAAGATGTTCTGGACGAATTTACACTTCTCCAGGCACATGATCATGGGAAGGGGTTATACAGCTCCATCCATAAGTTTTCGTGTTGTATTAAGAACATGAAATCTCAATACCGAATTGCTGCTGAGTTACAAGGCATCAACTCGAGAATCAGAAACATCTCGGAGGTTCATAGGAGGCTCAGTCACAAGTTTAAAATGGCTGAACAAGGTTCAGGCTCTTCAACTGCAGATCAAATGTGGGGGGACCATCGTGGTGATGCTCTACTACTAGAGAAAACTGATATAGTTGGCATTGTCAAGCCTATAAAGCAGATGGTAGGGTGGCTTGTTAGCGGTGGTTCTGGACGACAAGTAGTTTCTGTGGCTGGCATGGGAGGACTGGGGAAGACAACCTTGGCGAAGCAAGTCTATGATGCAGCGGAGGTGAAGAAGCATTTCAAAGTAAGCGCTTGGGTCACAGTTACCCAGTCTTTGAGACTCAGGGAACTCCTCAAAGACATGATTCAACAACTCCACAAAGCCATCCGAAGGCCAGTTCCGCAAGGAACAAACAATATGAACAACAATCAATTGAAAACAATGATCAAGGCCTTCCTGCAGAAAAGGAGGTATCTAATTGTTCTCGACGATGTGTGGGACAGGGACGGATGGGCCTCTCTGAAGTATGCCTTGCCTAACAATACTTGTGGCAGTCGAGTCATACTAACTACTCGAAAAGCTGATGTAGCCTCGACAACCAGCAAAGAATCTGGAGGTAGAGTCTTTAATTTGGAGCCCTTGCCGCAGTTGGAGTCATGGGAGCTTTTATGCAAGAAGACATTCCAGGGGAACTCATGCCCTCCTTATTTAGAGGAAATCGGTAAGTCTATCTTAAGAAAGTGTGAGGGGCTGCCCCTTGCCATTGTGGCAGTCAGCGGTGTTTTGGCTACCAAAGACAAGCGCAGGATTGACGAGTGGGATATGGTTGGCCATAGCCTTGGTGCTGAAATGGAGGGCAATGACAAACTCAAGGACTTGAAAAAAGTACTTTCACTCAGCTTTAATGACTTACCTTACTATCTCAAGTCTTGCTTCTTGTACCTGAGCATCTTTCCCGAGGATCATCTAATCGAGCATATGAGACTTGTTCGGTTATGGATGGCAGAGGGTTTTATCGAAGAAAAACAAGGCAAAACACTAGAAGATGTTGCAGAGGACTACCTCAATGAACTGTTGAATAGAAGCATGATTCAAGTAGCAGAGACAACAACCGATGGAAGGGTCAAAAGCTTTCGTGTTCATGATCTTCTCCGTGAGATTATCACCTCCAAGATAAGAGATCAGAACTTTGCCACAATAGCTAAAGAGCAAAACATGCCATGGCCTGATAAAGTCCGACGCCTGTCAATGCATACCTCTTTGCAATACATACAGAAAAACAGGTCCGCTTCTCAACTACGTTCTCTGTTTATGTTCGGAGTTACTGAGAAGCCACTACTGCAAACAATTTTTCCTGGAGGTTTTAGGCTTCTTAGTGTGTTGGATTTGCAAAGCGCACCTCTCAATGTTTTTCCAGTTGAAGCAGTCAACCTTTTCTTCTTGAAGTATCTAAGCTTGAAAGGTACCAGGGTGAAAACCATTCCAAAATTTATAGGGAAGCTTCAGAACTTGGAGACTTTGGATCTGAAGCATTCTCTGGTCACTGAGCTCCCAGTTGAAATTCTGAAGCTTCAACATCTGCGTCATCTTTTAGTATATCGTTATGAATTTGTACCTTACGGGGATTTTCACTCAAAATATGGCCACTCCAAATATGGCTTTAAGGTGCTTGCAAAAATAGGGGCCTTAACTTGCCTTCAAAAGCTTTGTTTCATCGAGGCAAACCAAGATGGAGGTGCCATATTAAGGGAGCTGGGGAAACTAATTCAGTTGAGACGGTTAGGAATTGTACATTTGAGGAAACAAGACGGAAAAGCTCTTTGTTTATCCATTGACAAGCTGACCAAACTTTGCGCGTTGTCCATAACTTCTGTAGAAGAGGATGAGATCATTGATCTGCAGCACatttcttctcctcctctacTGCTTCAGCGCCTATACTTGCGAGGACGTTTGGAGACATTGCCTCACTGGATACCTTCTCTGCACAGCCTTGTCAGGTTATATCTGAAATGGAGTAGGTTAAAGGACAATCCACTTGTATTCATTCAGCATCTGCCCAACCTAGTACATCTCGAATTATCTCAGGTGTTTGAAGGAGACACATTGTGTTTCGGAGCTGGTGGATATAAGAAGCTCAAACATTTAGGCATTGATAAATTTGATGAGCTTAGATGTATAGAGGTGCAGGAGGGAGCAATGCCGTTCATTGAAAAGCTAAGTATCCAGCGCTGTAAATCGTTAGAGAAGGTGCCATCCGGGATTGAACACCTGAACAAGCTGAAGGTGCTTGAATTCTTTGATATGCCGGAAACGTTAATCAAGACACTGAGTCCACATGAACAAGGCAATGATTATTGGAAGGTTGCGCATATCCCGGAAGTTTATTTCACCTACTTGAGGGAGTCTGGGTGGGAGGTCTACACTTTAGAGGGTTTTAATGAAGGAGAAAACTTTCCTCAAATCACTTCTCTCATCAAGAGCCACGAACTTGAAAGCCGATGGAAGTAA
- the LOC126633810 gene encoding uncharacterized protein LOC126633810, with protein sequence MSREVQAMFSLLLIMATCAAIGFAHVPPPPLLPNFPNIPGLLPPRIPSSLPPGIPGLLPPGIPGLLPPGIPGLLPPGIPGLRPPVDPAEIAKCWSSLQGIPGCAQEIITTIFTGKFALGPACCKAIVEVDEKCLPKLFPLFPSVSALLKHNCAQQNVAPLNAFGSKHQ encoded by the coding sequence ATGTCTAGAGAAGTTCAGGCAATGTTTTCGCTACTGCTAATTATGGCAACATGCGCTGCAATCGGATTTGCGCACGTGCCACCCCCACCGCTACTCCCGAACTTTCCCAATATCCCAGGCCTACTGCCACCTAGGATCCCAAGCTCATTGCCGCCAGGGATCCCAGGCCTGCTGCCACCTGGAATCCCAGGCCTGTTGCCGCCAGGGATCCCAGGCCTGTTGCCACCAGGAATTCCTGGCCTACGACCGCCAGTGGACCCGGCTGAGATAGCAAAGTGTTGGTCTTCACTTCAGGGTATTCCAGGGTGTGCACAGGAAATTATTACCACAATCTTTACCGGTAAATTTGCGCTAGGCCCTGCTTGTTGCAAGGCCATCGTCGAAGTTGATGAGAAATGCTTGCCGAAATTGTTCCCGTTATTTCCTTCTGTTTCCGCATTGCTTAAGCACAACTGTGCTCAACAGAATGTTGCTCCTCTCAATGCATTTGGTTCAAAGCACCAGTAG